A stretch of Henckelia pumila isolate YLH828 chromosome 4, ASM3356847v2, whole genome shotgun sequence DNA encodes these proteins:
- the LOC140865578 gene encoding uncharacterized protein isoform X1 → MATYSDDENEQDPREFIWLEYEKFAPENHKVSSYITSLFSIQTCEEGLSWKYVTTAQRQWYWDEFVKKYRWEAATDDHVKRVWYINTKELYRQTIHNWRSKNKHPDTVTEEQWARWKGEWDTQSWKDKAAKNKANKHSEPAGPGTGQTKHSGGSKSYAMHVVDLEQMEVFMEAASTQLADGTVIGEPTSQVINEHFKTIIGGPVKGRMYGLSTVANTLFPTAMAPRRRGLAGASQYIDALRDEARTATQISNEADERAQTAERRANEADERAQTATRRANEAEESAITTSEKALQATKECETLSTRLATLEESFRLYRDRSSSSSGQSSHGRGLSHAYRVNSAHTGRSSQGSRDASRGSPAARGSPASRYTPRDIASTPVISSQRRTSSFHVDPLITNEDNEYDDDETQP, encoded by the exons ATGGCAACTTATTCAGACGACGAGAATGAACAAGATCCAAGGGAATTCATATGGTTGGAGTATGAAAA gtttGCTCCAGAGAATCACAAGGTTTCATCTTACATAACATCTTTATTCTCCATACAAACATGCGAGGAAGGATTATCCTGGAAATACGTCACCACTGCCCAACGCCAATGGTATTGGGATGAATTTGTG AAGAAGTACAGATGGGAAGCAGCGACCGACGACCATGTGAAAAGGGTATGGTACATTAACACAAAAGAACTTTACCGTCAGACTATCCACAATTGGAGATCGAAGAATAAGCATCCGGATACAGTTACTGAAGAACAATGGGCTAGGTGGAAGGGGGAGTGGGACACTCAGTCTTGGAAGGATAAGGCCGCTAAGAACAAAGCGAATAAGCACTCAGAGCCAGCAGGCCCAGGGACAGGCCAGACGAAACACAGTGGCGGCTCTAAGTCATATGCGATGCATGTCGTCGATCTG GAACAAATGGAAGTGTTTATGGAAGCGGCAAGCACTCAACTGGCAGATGGGACTGTAATTGGAGAGCCTACTAGTCAAGTTATTAATGAACATTTTAAGACCATCATCGGTGGTCCGGTAAAAGGTAGGATGTACGGATTGTCGACGGTAGCTAATACGCTGTTTCCAACGGCTATGGCTCCACGTCGGAGAGGCTTAGCTGGCGCAAGCCAATATATTGATGCTCTACGTGATGAGGCACGAACAGCTACACAGATATCAAACGAGGCAGACGAGAGGGCACAAACAGCTGAACGAAGGGCAAATGAAGCAGATGAGAGGGCACAAACAGCTACACGAAGGGCAAATGAAGCAGAAGAGAGTGCAATTACAACATCAGAAAAGGCCCTTCAAGCAACGAAAGAGTGTGAGACATTGAGTACACGTTTGGCTACACTGGAGGAGTCTTTTCGCCTTTACCGTGATCGGTCGTCATCAAGCAGTGGCCAGTCTTCTCACGGTCGAGGACTATCACATGCCTATCGTGTCAACTCCGCACATACCGGCAGGTCCTCACAAGGGAGCAGGGATGCGAGTCGAGGTTCACCAGCAGCAAGGGGATCACCGGCAAGTAGATATACACCAAGGGACATTGCTTCAACCCCTGTAATATCATCACAAAGACGTACTTCATCATTTCACGTAGACCCACTCATTACGAATGAAGACAATGAATACGATGATGATGAGACTCAGCCATGA
- the LOC140865578 gene encoding uncharacterized protein isoform X2, producing MATYSDDENEQDPREFIWLEYEKFAPENHKVSSYITSLFSIQTCEEGLSWKYVTTAQRQWYWDEFVKYRWEAATDDHVKRVWYINTKELYRQTIHNWRSKNKHPDTVTEEQWARWKGEWDTQSWKDKAAKNKANKHSEPAGPGTGQTKHSGGSKSYAMHVVDLEQMEVFMEAASTQLADGTVIGEPTSQVINEHFKTIIGGPVKGRMYGLSTVANTLFPTAMAPRRRGLAGASQYIDALRDEARTATQISNEADERAQTAERRANEADERAQTATRRANEAEESAITTSEKALQATKECETLSTRLATLEESFRLYRDRSSSSSGQSSHGRGLSHAYRVNSAHTGRSSQGSRDASRGSPAARGSPASRYTPRDIASTPVISSQRRTSSFHVDPLITNEDNEYDDDETQP from the exons ATGGCAACTTATTCAGACGACGAGAATGAACAAGATCCAAGGGAATTCATATGGTTGGAGTATGAAAA gtttGCTCCAGAGAATCACAAGGTTTCATCTTACATAACATCTTTATTCTCCATACAAACATGCGAGGAAGGATTATCCTGGAAATACGTCACCACTGCCCAACGCCAATGGTATTGGGATGAATTTGTG AAGTACAGATGGGAAGCAGCGACCGACGACCATGTGAAAAGGGTATGGTACATTAACACAAAAGAACTTTACCGTCAGACTATCCACAATTGGAGATCGAAGAATAAGCATCCGGATACAGTTACTGAAGAACAATGGGCTAGGTGGAAGGGGGAGTGGGACACTCAGTCTTGGAAGGATAAGGCCGCTAAGAACAAAGCGAATAAGCACTCAGAGCCAGCAGGCCCAGGGACAGGCCAGACGAAACACAGTGGCGGCTCTAAGTCATATGCGATGCATGTCGTCGATCTG GAACAAATGGAAGTGTTTATGGAAGCGGCAAGCACTCAACTGGCAGATGGGACTGTAATTGGAGAGCCTACTAGTCAAGTTATTAATGAACATTTTAAGACCATCATCGGTGGTCCGGTAAAAGGTAGGATGTACGGATTGTCGACGGTAGCTAATACGCTGTTTCCAACGGCTATGGCTCCACGTCGGAGAGGCTTAGCTGGCGCAAGCCAATATATTGATGCTCTACGTGATGAGGCACGAACAGCTACACAGATATCAAACGAGGCAGACGAGAGGGCACAAACAGCTGAACGAAGGGCAAATGAAGCAGATGAGAGGGCACAAACAGCTACACGAAGGGCAAATGAAGCAGAAGAGAGTGCAATTACAACATCAGAAAAGGCCCTTCAAGCAACGAAAGAGTGTGAGACATTGAGTACACGTTTGGCTACACTGGAGGAGTCTTTTCGCCTTTACCGTGATCGGTCGTCATCAAGCAGTGGCCAGTCTTCTCACGGTCGAGGACTATCACATGCCTATCGTGTCAACTCCGCACATACCGGCAGGTCCTCACAAGGGAGCAGGGATGCGAGTCGAGGTTCACCAGCAGCAAGGGGATCACCGGCAAGTAGATATACACCAAGGGACATTGCTTCAACCCCTGTAATATCATCACAAAGACGTACTTCATCATTTCACGTAGACCCACTCATTACGAATGAAGACAATGAATACGATGATGATGAGACTCAGCCATGA